In one Bacteroidota bacterium genomic region, the following are encoded:
- a CDS encoding energy transducer TonB produces MFKFKSSISFLLVLSAGNAIAQHHPQTDSLVKMMVEQNTLTGTMNQGTELVLENKMEQANIFFTNEIATDAGSREAYFNRGVVNWAMSNPENACRDWSSLLALGDTAAFKLLDKNCHGNMVIEDDTIPKKVYRQLFAQKKDAKTLSANSGALNVADQMPQFPGGDKGILSYFKNNIMSIKDAQPGTVYVSFIITKKGKVLYPYVTRGINASCDKEALRLVQSMPDWQPGKLKGKPVLVRYALPVRFSMK; encoded by the coding sequence ATGTTCAAATTCAAAAGTTCAATTTCGTTTCTTCTTGTCCTTTCAGCCGGTAATGCAATAGCACAACACCATCCTCAAACCGATTCGCTGGTAAAGATGATGGTAGAACAAAATACATTGACCGGAACGATGAACCAGGGTACCGAACTGGTATTGGAAAACAAGATGGAGCAGGCAAATATTTTTTTTACCAATGAAATTGCTACGGATGCCGGGAGTAGAGAGGCCTATTTTAACCGTGGCGTTGTGAACTGGGCCATGAGCAATCCTGAGAATGCCTGTCGTGACTGGAGTTCTCTACTTGCACTCGGAGATACAGCTGCGTTCAAGTTGCTGGATAAAAACTGTCACGGGAATATGGTCATTGAAGATGATACCATTCCGAAGAAAGTATACCGTCAGTTATTCGCGCAAAAGAAGGATGCCAAAACACTATCAGCGAATTCCGGTGCCCTGAATGTAGCAGATCAAATGCCGCAATTTCCGGGAGGTGATAAAGGAATTCTTTCCTACTTTAAAAATAACATCATGTCCATTAAGGATGCTCAACCGGGCACGGTGTATGTGAGTTTCATCATTACCAAAAAGGGAAAAGTTTTGTATCCGTATGTCACACGAGGCATCAACGCGTCCTGTGACAAAGAAGCTTTACGTTTAGTGCAATCCATGCCCGACTGGCAACCCGGAAAGCTGAAGGGTAAGCCGGTGTTAGTGCGGTATGCCCTTCCTGTTAGGTTTAGTATGAAGTAG
- a CDS encoding outer membrane lipoprotein carrier protein LolA — translation MNKIISALIVLAFSCSYSLNAQTDAKAQEILKSVSAKYKSYKSLEASFKLDRLDQKSKKTESFTGTILLSGTRFNFVMSDQTVMSDGTTTWTYLKESNEVQISEAKTTEGAISPTTIFTMYEKGFKSKYLGEKTSAGKQVQQIELTPEDSKKNYFKIILNIDKTAKYVSEARIFEKNGGILTYSIVKFTPNAVVTNENFSFNKAKYPGVEVVDLR, via the coding sequence ATGAACAAAATTATTAGCGCTTTAATAGTGCTAGCCTTCTCCTGTAGCTATAGCCTAAATGCACAAACTGATGCCAAAGCGCAGGAAATACTAAAAAGCGTAAGTGCTAAATATAAATCTTACAAATCGCTCGAAGCCTCTTTTAAACTTGACCGTCTCGATCAAAAAAGTAAAAAAACAGAATCCTTTACAGGCACTATATTGCTCAGCGGTACGCGTTTCAATTTTGTGATGTCCGATCAAACCGTCATGAGTGATGGTACTACTACCTGGACCTATTTAAAAGAATCCAACGAAGTACAGATCAGTGAGGCAAAAACAACTGAAGGTGCAATATCACCCACTACCATTTTCACGATGTATGAAAAGGGATTTAAATCCAAATATCTCGGAGAGAAAACAAGTGCCGGAAAACAAGTTCAACAAATCGAACTAACGCCTGAAGACTCCAAGAAGAACTATTTCAAGATCATTCTCAACATCGACAAGACCGCTAAATACGTCAGTGAAGCCCGGATTTTTGAAAAAAACGGAGGCATCCTCACCTACTCCATCGTAAAATTCACTCCCAACGCTGTTGTTACGAATGAAAATTTTTCCTTCAATAAAGCGAAATATCCAGGCGTTGAGGTTGTTGATCTTCGATAA